One Bemisia tabaci chromosome 7, PGI_BMITA_v3 DNA window includes the following coding sequences:
- the LOC109035631 gene encoding uncharacterized protein isoform X3, whose amino-acid sequence MSNNITYEVSNFHVERNKLDNKLQIVVKSETKFLTVETLEIPEVSFVSIRNIIDVKQANDLIDFKGKFIDVPVVKKLKLKNGEESRKLIARLTDGTNLNIVLNAWNDLIDGLMNHLPDTNFRFYNVSVKEYNQTKFLEFTVLSSMEPDEMSSQLS is encoded by the exons aataatatTACGTAcgaagtttcaaattttcacgttGAAAGGAACAAATTGGACAATAAGTTACAAATAGTTGTCAAGTCTGAAACGAAGTTTTTGACTGTAGAAACATTGGAGATCCCAGAGGTATCCTTTGTATCCATCCGAAATATCATTGATGTCAAGCAGGCAAATGACTTAATTG ATTTTAAAGGGAAGTTCATTGACGTTCCTGTTGTCAAAAAGCTAAAGTTGAAGAACGGAGAAGAATCGAGGAAATTAATAGCGCGACTCACTGATGGGACAAATTTAAAT aTTGTCCTCAATGCGTGGAACGACCTTATAGATGGCCTTATGAATCATTTACCAGAcacaaattttagattttacaaCGTTTCTGTCAAGGAATACaatcaaacaaaatttcttgaatttacaGTTCTGTCGTCAATGGAGCCTGATGAAATGTCGTCACAGCTTTCCTAG